Proteins co-encoded in one Ictalurus furcatus strain D&B chromosome 9, Billie_1.0, whole genome shotgun sequence genomic window:
- the timm9 gene encoding mitochondrial import inner membrane translocase subunit Tim9, with protein MAAQVTESDQIKQFKEFLGTYNKLTENCFMDCVKDFTTREVKVEETSCSENCLQKYLKMTQRISMRFQEYHIQQNEALAAKAGLLGQPR; from the exons ATGGCTGCTCAGGTCACAGAATCGGATCAAATTAAACAG TTCAAGGAATTTCTTGGCACCTACAACAAACTGACTGAGAACTGCTTCATGGACTGTGTGAAAGACTTCACTACAAGAGAGGTCAAAGTGGAAGAG accTCGTGCTCTGAGAACTGTCTACAGAAGTATCTGAAAATGACACAGCGGATCTCGATGCGCTTCCAGGAATATCATATCCAGCAGAATGAGGCTTTAGCAGCCAAAGCTGGCTTATTAGGCCAGCCACGATAG
- the arid4a gene encoding AT-rich interactive domain-containing protein 4A isoform X2, with protein MKVADEPAYLTVGTDVSAKYRGAFCEAKIKNVKRMVKVKVVLKGDSTSQVVQDDQVKGPLRVGSTVEVKSAEGAFSEAVISKLTDASWYTVVFDDGDEKTLRRTSLCLKGERHFAESETLDQLPLTNPEHFGTPVIGKKTNRGRRSSQAVVEDEKESSSSEEEEDDRRRLSDDLLGKVALIQTGPDQECWFHALVISPSCNDDLTVKKDQCLVRSFADSKFHTVVRSEIQEMCVDTMCKSEHSDKNGFEEALLFLQSKQIPDAWKMDMNEILESSSSDEGEGKESEEEEKEPEPEEPDDEPDPEERDYFLQQLYKFMEDRGTPINKPPVLGYKDLNLFKLFRLVYQHGGCDHIESGSVWKQVYMDLGIPVLNSAASYNVKTAYKKYLYGFEEYCRSAQIQFRTVHHNEPRPVVQPDVKSVEQEKEVQSEEKGDETQQAKAEPEASKDKPDDEESDGEGEKSHKDICSPRGRRRCTVTPLKMEGKEPVKQEKVKEEKCEEVQGGEGSGEEQKEKTEGDNLGKRRSRRLEESDKDSDEEDQEEDDDDDDDDCEKSRLRERDEREHEDGDEESEHSVTGTKVKVKYGKGKTQKIYEANIKNTETDDGEVLYLVHYYGWNVRYDEWVKADRIIWPVDKGGTKRRQKKKVKNKDDGEKEEDKQPKPVAKRGRPPLKSTPPSTSRSVSKTPNSEGRSGTKTSRLSDLSTLPNGEGTPRRHTRKTSGMYDSDRASNDSGNSSEESDGEDTPEKKPEWAETTDPATARKQEEEEEKEEERQEQAGRVVAAEVEPVCPTIPQEKPQLLEGNEVEKPEEEVAVSPDSGDKSPKSRAKKARQREPGSETLIQLPATTNHAEPEGSGTLPRQPKKSQDSEHISPTEQVPQTAGSDTDSATEDIGPPERSCITKRKATEHWTPDKKIRLEHKEEHKTLSPEKKSDTERPTEAVQKTEEPLAPPVPAIVASPEEPEGRTEMPALTKEVQIRVEPLSSLCTMKEDPITITDEEMMPQIGPEALVCHEVDLDDPEEKEKPSGEELLVLREEKTHTPSSALAQVPPQQPSFHLTPSLTAAAPPQLCSPSSAPSPDESHSTKSESDATFEADSMAESHEGLGENFDASASSSNSSISLQERDAKDKGQKRLHDCNSGSSAKKQKRNQKRLGTVSAAEKNGAGHSSDSEDLSAMDTSNKLTPVKHSSLAKAHKLSRSPGHASPSSKDMEKDKHKDKQSFPSPRTYKWTFQLNELDNMSSTERISFLQEKLQEIRKYYMSLKSEVASIDRRRKRLKKKEREVSHTTASTSSGSSDTGMSPSSASPTQNTVAVECR; from the exons ATGAAG GTAGCAGATGAGCCTGCCTACCTGACTGTGGGAACGGATGTTAGTGCTAAATACAGAGGTGCCTTCTGTGAGGCAAAAATCAAGAATGTTAAACGCATGGTGAAAGTTAAg GTGGTACTCAAGGGAGACAGTACCTCACAAGTTGTGCAAGATGACCAGGTCAAAGGACCTTTGAGG GTGGGCTCCACAGTGGAAGTGAAGAGTGCAGAAGGAGCGTTTAGTGAAGCCGTCATCAGTAAACTTACAGATGCTAGCTGGTACACTGTGG tgtttgaTGATGGAGATGAGAAAACACTCAGAAGAACATCACTGTGTCTTAAGGGTGAAAGGCATTTTGCAGAGAGTGAG ACTTTGGACCAACTGCCTCTGACTAATCCGGAGCACTTTGGCACTCCTGTCATTGGAAAGAAGACTAATCGAGGACGGCGGTCTTCTCAAGCAGT TGTGGAGGATGAGAAGGAGTCTTCGTCCagcgaggaggaggaagatgataGACGGCGACTCAGTGATGATCTCTTGGGGAAGGTGGCGCTCATCCAGACTGGGCCAGACCAAGAGTGCTGGTTCCATGCTCTG GTGATCTCTCCGAGCTGCAATGATGACTTAACTGTTAAAAAGGACCAGTGCTTAGTGAGGTCATTTGCTGATTCCAAATT TCACACTGTGGTCCGCAGTGAAATTCAAGAAATGTGTGTGGACACCATGTGCAAATCGGAGCACTCTGACAAAAACG GATTTGAGGAAGCACTGCTCTTCCTCCAATCCAAGCAGATCCCTGATGCCTGGAAGATGGATATGAATGAGATCCTAGAATCCTCCAGCAGTGATGAGGGTGAAGGCAAGGAAAGtgaggaagaagagaaggaacCAGAGCCAGAAGAG ccTGATGATGAGCCAGACCCAGAAGAGAGGGACTACTTCCTACAGCAGCTTTATAAGTTCATGGAAGACAGAG GCACACCAATTAACAAACCTCCTGTGCTGGGTTACAAGGACCTGAACCTCTTCAAGCTCTTCAGGCTGGTTTATCAGCATGGTGGCTGTGACCAT ATTGAAAGCGGATCTGTATGGAAACAGGTCTATATGGATTTGGGCATCCCTGTCCTGAATTCAGCAGCTTCATATAATGTGAAGACAGCTTATAAAAA GTACCTGTATGGATTTGAAGAGTACTGCAGATCAGCTCAGATCCAGTTCAGGACCGTGCACCATAACGAGCCTAGGCCAGTCGTTCAGCCAGATGTGAAGAGTGTTGAACAGGAAAAGGAGGTCCAGAGCGAAGAAAAGGGAGATGAGACCCAGCAGGCTAAAGCTGAGCCCGAAGCAAGCAAAGACAAACCTGATGACGAGGAGTCAGATGGTGAGGGTGAGAAAAGCCACAAAGACATCTGCTCCCCTAGG GGCCGACGGCGCTGTACAGTAACTCCGTTGAAAATGGAAGGGAAGGAGCCTGTCAAACAGGAAAAGGTGAAGGAGGAGAAGTGTGAAGAAGTGCAAGGAGGAGAAGgcagtggagaggaacagaaggAAAAAACAGAGGGAGATAATTTGGGAAAGCGACGCAGTCGGCGCCTAGAAGAGTCTGACAAAGACTCCGATGAAGAGGAtcaggaggaagatgatgatgatgatgatgatgactgtgAAAAATCCAGACTCCGAGAAAG agatgagAGGGAGCATGAAGATGGCGATGAAGAGTCTGAGCACTCTGTTACTGGGACAAAAGTCAAGGTCAAATATGGCAAGGGAAAGACACAGAAAATTTATGAAGCTAATATCAAGAACACGGAGACTGATGATGGAGAAGTCCTCTATCTGGTCCATTACTATGGGTGGAATGTGAG ATATGATGAATGGGTTAAAGCAGATAGGATAATATGGCCTGTTGATAAAGGAGGAACAAAGAGAAGACAGAAGAAGAAAGTGAAG AATAAAGATGATGGTGAGAAGGAGGAGGACAAACAGCCCAAACCGGTGGCAAAACGTGGCCGTCCTCCACTGAAGTCCACCCCTCCCAGCACCTCCCGCAGTGTATCTAAAACTCCTAACAGTGAGGGCAGATCTGGCACCAAAACCTCTCGTCTCTCAGATCTTTCCACTCTACCCAATGGAGAGG GAACTCCTCGTCGGCACACTAGGAAAACCTCTGGGATGTATGATTCTGACAGGGCATCTAATG ATTCAGGAAACTCGTCGGAAGAGAGTGACGGTGAGGACACTCCCGAGAAGAAGCCTGAATGGGCAGAAACAACTGATCCTGCTACAGCACGAaagcaggaggaagaggaggagaaggaagaggaAAGGCAGGAGCAGGCAGGAAGGGTGGTGGCTGCTGAGGTTGAGCCAGTGTGTCCCACCATCCCTCAGGAGAAACCACAGCTGCTTGAGGGAAATGAGGTGGAGAAACCTGAGGAAGAAGTGGCAGTGTCCCCAGACTCTGGTGACAAATCTCCTAAATCGAGAGCAAAAAAGGCTCGCCAGAGAGAACCTGGGTCTGAGACTCTGATACAGCTGCCTGCTACGACAAACCATGCTGAGCCTGAGGGTTCTGGCACTCTTCCTCGCCAGCCTAAGAAGTCTCAGGATAGTGAGCACATCAGCCCTACAGAGCAAGTGCCTCAAACAGCTGGCTCCGACACAGATTCAGCCACTGAAGACATTGGTCCTCCAGAGAGGAGCTGCATAACCAAGCGCAAGGCCACAGAGCATTGGACTCCAGACAAGAAGATTCGCCTCGAGCACAAAGAGGAACACAAAACTCTGTCACCAGAGAAAAAATCAGACACTGAAAGACCAACGGAAGCTGTTCAGAAAACGGAAGAACCCCTAGCACCACCAGTTCCAGCTATAGTAGCTTCTCCTGAAGAACCTGAGGGCAGAACAGAAATGCCTGCTCTTACCAAAGAAGTCCAGATAAGAGTAGAACCTCTTTCAAGCTTGTGCACAATGAAGGAGGACCCTATAACAATCACTGACGAAGAGATGATGCCTCAGATAGGCCCAGAGGCGCTGGTGTGTCACGAGGTAGATCTGGATGACCCTGAAGAGAAGGAGAAGCCATCAGGAGAGGAGCTACTGGTGCTGAGGGAGGAAAAGACTCATACTCCCAGCTCAGCCTTAGCTCAGGTGCCGCCCCAGCAGCCTTCCTTTCATCTCACTCCCAGCCTGACGGCAGCAGCGCCTCCTCAGCTGTGTTCTCCATCCTCTGCCCCCAGCCCAGATGAGTCTCACAGCACCAAAAGTGAGAGCGATGCCACCTTTGAGGCAGATAGCATGGCTGAGTCGCACGAGGGGCTCGGTGAGAACTTTGATGCCAGTGCGAGTTCCAGCAACTCCAGCATTTCCTTGCAGGAGAGGGATGCCAAGGACAAAG GTCAGAAAAGATTGCACGACTGTAACAGTGGCTCATCTGCTAAGAAGCAGAAGCGTAACCAGAAACGACTAGGAACTGTTTCTGCTGCAGAGAAGAATGGAGCAG GTCACAGCAGTGACAGTGAAGACCTGTCTGCCATGGACACCTCTAATAAACTGACTCCAGTAAAACACTCCAGCCTGGCCAAGGCCCATaagctctctcgctctcctggCCACGCGTCTCCCAGCAGCAAAGATATGGAGAAAGACAAGCACAAAGACAAGCAGTCCTTCCCCTCTCCGCGCACCTACAAATGGACTTTCCAGCTGA ATGAGCTAGACAACATGTCAAGCACTGAGAGAATTTCTTTCCTACAAGAGAAACTTCAGGAAATCCGAAAATACTACATGTCCCTGAAATCTGAGGTGGCCTCCATCGACAGGAGGCGGAAGAGATtaaaaaagaaggagagagaag TGTCCCACACCACAGCATCTACATCTTCTGGCTCATCAGACACGGGCATGAGTCCTTCCTCAGCTTCGCCCACTCAGAACACTGTAGCTGTGGAGTGCAGGTGA
- the arid4a gene encoding AT-rich interactive domain-containing protein 4A isoform X1: MWLPRLEQPIGFRETQPWLNSLLFRLCFATQPSGARTYWSISKNQAGLPQIAITMKVADEPAYLTVGTDVSAKYRGAFCEAKIKNVKRMVKVKVVLKGDSTSQVVQDDQVKGPLRVGSTVEVKSAEGAFSEAVISKLTDASWYTVVFDDGDEKTLRRTSLCLKGERHFAESETLDQLPLTNPEHFGTPVIGKKTNRGRRSSQAVVEDEKESSSSEEEEDDRRRLSDDLLGKVALIQTGPDQECWFHALVISPSCNDDLTVKKDQCLVRSFADSKFHTVVRSEIQEMCVDTMCKSEHSDKNGFEEALLFLQSKQIPDAWKMDMNEILESSSSDEGEGKESEEEEKEPEPEEPDDEPDPEERDYFLQQLYKFMEDRGTPINKPPVLGYKDLNLFKLFRLVYQHGGCDHIESGSVWKQVYMDLGIPVLNSAASYNVKTAYKKYLYGFEEYCRSAQIQFRTVHHNEPRPVVQPDVKSVEQEKEVQSEEKGDETQQAKAEPEASKDKPDDEESDGEGEKSHKDICSPRGRRRCTVTPLKMEGKEPVKQEKVKEEKCEEVQGGEGSGEEQKEKTEGDNLGKRRSRRLEESDKDSDEEDQEEDDDDDDDDCEKSRLRERDEREHEDGDEESEHSVTGTKVKVKYGKGKTQKIYEANIKNTETDDGEVLYLVHYYGWNVRYDEWVKADRIIWPVDKGGTKRRQKKKVKNKDDGEKEEDKQPKPVAKRGRPPLKSTPPSTSRSVSKTPNSEGRSGTKTSRLSDLSTLPNGEGTPRRHTRKTSGMYDSDRASNDSGNSSEESDGEDTPEKKPEWAETTDPATARKQEEEEEKEEERQEQAGRVVAAEVEPVCPTIPQEKPQLLEGNEVEKPEEEVAVSPDSGDKSPKSRAKKARQREPGSETLIQLPATTNHAEPEGSGTLPRQPKKSQDSEHISPTEQVPQTAGSDTDSATEDIGPPERSCITKRKATEHWTPDKKIRLEHKEEHKTLSPEKKSDTERPTEAVQKTEEPLAPPVPAIVASPEEPEGRTEMPALTKEVQIRVEPLSSLCTMKEDPITITDEEMMPQIGPEALVCHEVDLDDPEEKEKPSGEELLVLREEKTHTPSSALAQVPPQQPSFHLTPSLTAAAPPQLCSPSSAPSPDESHSTKSESDATFEADSMAESHEGLGENFDASASSSNSSISLQERDAKDKGQKRLHDCNSGSSAKKQKRNQKRLGTVSAAEKNGAGHSSDSEDLSAMDTSNKLTPVKHSSLAKAHKLSRSPGHASPSSKDMEKDKHKDKQSFPSPRTYKWTFQLNELDNMSSTERISFLQEKLQEIRKYYMSLKSEVASIDRRRKRLKKKEREVSHTTASTSSGSSDTGMSPSSASPTQNTVAVECR, encoded by the exons ATGTGGCTACCGCGATTAGAGCAGCCAATCGGATTCCGAGAAACACAACCTTGGCTCAACAGCTTGTTATTTCGTTTATGCTTTGCAACCCAGCCGAGTGGTGCGCGGACATACTGGAGTAT CTCTAAAAACCAAGCTGGACTCCCCCAAATAGCCATCACAATGAAG GTAGCAGATGAGCCTGCCTACCTGACTGTGGGAACGGATGTTAGTGCTAAATACAGAGGTGCCTTCTGTGAGGCAAAAATCAAGAATGTTAAACGCATGGTGAAAGTTAAg GTGGTACTCAAGGGAGACAGTACCTCACAAGTTGTGCAAGATGACCAGGTCAAAGGACCTTTGAGG GTGGGCTCCACAGTGGAAGTGAAGAGTGCAGAAGGAGCGTTTAGTGAAGCCGTCATCAGTAAACTTACAGATGCTAGCTGGTACACTGTGG tgtttgaTGATGGAGATGAGAAAACACTCAGAAGAACATCACTGTGTCTTAAGGGTGAAAGGCATTTTGCAGAGAGTGAG ACTTTGGACCAACTGCCTCTGACTAATCCGGAGCACTTTGGCACTCCTGTCATTGGAAAGAAGACTAATCGAGGACGGCGGTCTTCTCAAGCAGT TGTGGAGGATGAGAAGGAGTCTTCGTCCagcgaggaggaggaagatgataGACGGCGACTCAGTGATGATCTCTTGGGGAAGGTGGCGCTCATCCAGACTGGGCCAGACCAAGAGTGCTGGTTCCATGCTCTG GTGATCTCTCCGAGCTGCAATGATGACTTAACTGTTAAAAAGGACCAGTGCTTAGTGAGGTCATTTGCTGATTCCAAATT TCACACTGTGGTCCGCAGTGAAATTCAAGAAATGTGTGTGGACACCATGTGCAAATCGGAGCACTCTGACAAAAACG GATTTGAGGAAGCACTGCTCTTCCTCCAATCCAAGCAGATCCCTGATGCCTGGAAGATGGATATGAATGAGATCCTAGAATCCTCCAGCAGTGATGAGGGTGAAGGCAAGGAAAGtgaggaagaagagaaggaacCAGAGCCAGAAGAG ccTGATGATGAGCCAGACCCAGAAGAGAGGGACTACTTCCTACAGCAGCTTTATAAGTTCATGGAAGACAGAG GCACACCAATTAACAAACCTCCTGTGCTGGGTTACAAGGACCTGAACCTCTTCAAGCTCTTCAGGCTGGTTTATCAGCATGGTGGCTGTGACCAT ATTGAAAGCGGATCTGTATGGAAACAGGTCTATATGGATTTGGGCATCCCTGTCCTGAATTCAGCAGCTTCATATAATGTGAAGACAGCTTATAAAAA GTACCTGTATGGATTTGAAGAGTACTGCAGATCAGCTCAGATCCAGTTCAGGACCGTGCACCATAACGAGCCTAGGCCAGTCGTTCAGCCAGATGTGAAGAGTGTTGAACAGGAAAAGGAGGTCCAGAGCGAAGAAAAGGGAGATGAGACCCAGCAGGCTAAAGCTGAGCCCGAAGCAAGCAAAGACAAACCTGATGACGAGGAGTCAGATGGTGAGGGTGAGAAAAGCCACAAAGACATCTGCTCCCCTAGG GGCCGACGGCGCTGTACAGTAACTCCGTTGAAAATGGAAGGGAAGGAGCCTGTCAAACAGGAAAAGGTGAAGGAGGAGAAGTGTGAAGAAGTGCAAGGAGGAGAAGgcagtggagaggaacagaaggAAAAAACAGAGGGAGATAATTTGGGAAAGCGACGCAGTCGGCGCCTAGAAGAGTCTGACAAAGACTCCGATGAAGAGGAtcaggaggaagatgatgatgatgatgatgatgactgtgAAAAATCCAGACTCCGAGAAAG agatgagAGGGAGCATGAAGATGGCGATGAAGAGTCTGAGCACTCTGTTACTGGGACAAAAGTCAAGGTCAAATATGGCAAGGGAAAGACACAGAAAATTTATGAAGCTAATATCAAGAACACGGAGACTGATGATGGAGAAGTCCTCTATCTGGTCCATTACTATGGGTGGAATGTGAG ATATGATGAATGGGTTAAAGCAGATAGGATAATATGGCCTGTTGATAAAGGAGGAACAAAGAGAAGACAGAAGAAGAAAGTGAAG AATAAAGATGATGGTGAGAAGGAGGAGGACAAACAGCCCAAACCGGTGGCAAAACGTGGCCGTCCTCCACTGAAGTCCACCCCTCCCAGCACCTCCCGCAGTGTATCTAAAACTCCTAACAGTGAGGGCAGATCTGGCACCAAAACCTCTCGTCTCTCAGATCTTTCCACTCTACCCAATGGAGAGG GAACTCCTCGTCGGCACACTAGGAAAACCTCTGGGATGTATGATTCTGACAGGGCATCTAATG ATTCAGGAAACTCGTCGGAAGAGAGTGACGGTGAGGACACTCCCGAGAAGAAGCCTGAATGGGCAGAAACAACTGATCCTGCTACAGCACGAaagcaggaggaagaggaggagaaggaagaggaAAGGCAGGAGCAGGCAGGAAGGGTGGTGGCTGCTGAGGTTGAGCCAGTGTGTCCCACCATCCCTCAGGAGAAACCACAGCTGCTTGAGGGAAATGAGGTGGAGAAACCTGAGGAAGAAGTGGCAGTGTCCCCAGACTCTGGTGACAAATCTCCTAAATCGAGAGCAAAAAAGGCTCGCCAGAGAGAACCTGGGTCTGAGACTCTGATACAGCTGCCTGCTACGACAAACCATGCTGAGCCTGAGGGTTCTGGCACTCTTCCTCGCCAGCCTAAGAAGTCTCAGGATAGTGAGCACATCAGCCCTACAGAGCAAGTGCCTCAAACAGCTGGCTCCGACACAGATTCAGCCACTGAAGACATTGGTCCTCCAGAGAGGAGCTGCATAACCAAGCGCAAGGCCACAGAGCATTGGACTCCAGACAAGAAGATTCGCCTCGAGCACAAAGAGGAACACAAAACTCTGTCACCAGAGAAAAAATCAGACACTGAAAGACCAACGGAAGCTGTTCAGAAAACGGAAGAACCCCTAGCACCACCAGTTCCAGCTATAGTAGCTTCTCCTGAAGAACCTGAGGGCAGAACAGAAATGCCTGCTCTTACCAAAGAAGTCCAGATAAGAGTAGAACCTCTTTCAAGCTTGTGCACAATGAAGGAGGACCCTATAACAATCACTGACGAAGAGATGATGCCTCAGATAGGCCCAGAGGCGCTGGTGTGTCACGAGGTAGATCTGGATGACCCTGAAGAGAAGGAGAAGCCATCAGGAGAGGAGCTACTGGTGCTGAGGGAGGAAAAGACTCATACTCCCAGCTCAGCCTTAGCTCAGGTGCCGCCCCAGCAGCCTTCCTTTCATCTCACTCCCAGCCTGACGGCAGCAGCGCCTCCTCAGCTGTGTTCTCCATCCTCTGCCCCCAGCCCAGATGAGTCTCACAGCACCAAAAGTGAGAGCGATGCCACCTTTGAGGCAGATAGCATGGCTGAGTCGCACGAGGGGCTCGGTGAGAACTTTGATGCCAGTGCGAGTTCCAGCAACTCCAGCATTTCCTTGCAGGAGAGGGATGCCAAGGACAAAG GTCAGAAAAGATTGCACGACTGTAACAGTGGCTCATCTGCTAAGAAGCAGAAGCGTAACCAGAAACGACTAGGAACTGTTTCTGCTGCAGAGAAGAATGGAGCAG GTCACAGCAGTGACAGTGAAGACCTGTCTGCCATGGACACCTCTAATAAACTGACTCCAGTAAAACACTCCAGCCTGGCCAAGGCCCATaagctctctcgctctcctggCCACGCGTCTCCCAGCAGCAAAGATATGGAGAAAGACAAGCACAAAGACAAGCAGTCCTTCCCCTCTCCGCGCACCTACAAATGGACTTTCCAGCTGA ATGAGCTAGACAACATGTCAAGCACTGAGAGAATTTCTTTCCTACAAGAGAAACTTCAGGAAATCCGAAAATACTACATGTCCCTGAAATCTGAGGTGGCCTCCATCGACAGGAGGCGGAAGAGATtaaaaaagaaggagagagaag TGTCCCACACCACAGCATCTACATCTTCTGGCTCATCAGACACGGGCATGAGTCCTTCCTCAGCTTCGCCCACTCAGAACACTGTAGCTGTGGAGTGCAGGTGA